The nucleotide sequence GAGTACGGCCGTCGGCGCGTTTCCGCTTTTCATCAACTCTGATGAGGCCCGGGGCACCGTCAGAAGCTGGTCAGCGCCGATACCGTCGCGGCGATCGTGACCGTGTTGAACACGAACGCGATCACCCCGTTCGCCGAGACGGTCCGGCGCATCTCGCGCGAGAGCACGGTGACGTCGGTGGTGCCGAACGTCGTCATCACCGAGACCGCGAAGTAGACGTAGTCCGCCCACTCCGGTTCGGCGTCGCCGGGGAACCGCAGGGCGGTGCGGTCCTCGACGATGTCGTCCGCGTGGAAGGCGACCGCGAACGAGACGAGCACGCACACCCACCCGACGACGATGAGCGCGACCGCCACCGCGATCCGGACCGGATCGGGCAGGCTGCCGCCGCCGTGGCCGGGCAGCCAGAGCACCGCGACCGCCAACGCGGTCGCCACGATGAAGATCGAGACACCCGGGCCGGGAGCGGTGCCCAGCACGTAGCGCTCCAGAACCGTCCCCCGGCTCTCCCGGCGCGCCCAGTCGTGGATCTGGGCCGGCGTCGCCGTCACGAAGGTCGTGGTCGTCAGCACCAGGTAGACGCTCAGGTAGACGAGCAGGACCAGCACCCAGCCATCGACGAGCGCAAGTCTCGTGTCCAGTGCACTCAGGACCGCGACCAGCGTGCCTCCCCCGAGCAGGGCGACCACCGAGCTCACCCCCGAGCGCCGCCACTCGGGCAACCAGAGCCGGGCCATCCGCTCCGACATCGTGCTGCCTCCTCCCGCCGGCCCGAGGAGGTGCCTCCCGTGGCCGAAACGCGTTCCGGAACGCTAGCCCCTGTGTCGAGGACCGCCGGACCGGTGGGACCGGGTGGAGGACCCCGGCTTGACCGTGCCGTCGCGGCACGGTCTGTACTGGCCCCCGACGAGGACAGGAGCGAACACAGTGGTCACATCGGACCGGAACGGAGCGGGGTGGCAGCCGGTATGAGTCGACGGCGGATCGCAGGCCGGCTGGCGGCCGTGTTCGCGGGCGCGCTGGTGCTGGTGGGTGTCGTCGCCGGTACCGCCGCGGCACGGAATCCGGGCGCCGGGACCGACCACCTCAGCAGCTACTCCAGCGCCGAGGGCCACCTGGCCTATCAGGTGCACGTGCCGCCGTCCTGGCGGCCCGACCGGTCGATGCCGGTGATGGTGGCGATCCACGGCTGCGGCATGACCGGCTACGGGCTGAACTCGATGAAGTCGATGACCCGGTTCGACGATCTCGCCGACCGGGAGGGCTTCCTCGTCGTCTATCCGACCCAGTCGTTGCTGCGCAACGGGTTCCTCTGCTGGAACTCGCTGTCCCCGGACCACCAGGACCGGGACCGGGGCGAGCCCGAGCTGATCGCCGGAGCCATCCGGCAGGTCGTCGAGAGGTACGGCGCCGATCCCACCCGGGTGCACGTCGCCGGCGCGTCCTCCGGCGCCGGAACCGCCGTGATCCTCGCGGCCACCTACCCGGACCTGATCGCGACCGCGACCTCGGTCGCGGGCGGCGAGTACCGCTTCCACCGGGCCGAGCACGACCTGGACACCGTCACCCCCGTCGACACCGCGTACCTCGCACTGGAGGCGATGGGACCGCGCGCCCGGCAGGTCCCGCTGATCGTCGTGCAGGGCGACCAGGACGACGTCGTGCCGCCGTTCATGGCCGAACGCCTGGTGCGCCAGTGGCTGGTGCTCGGCGCGCTCATCGAGACCGGGCAGCCCGACGTCGACACCACGCCCGACGAGGTCGAACGCGTCGAACCGCCCGGCGCGTACCCCTACACCCGCACCAGCCACCGGGTCCCCGGACAGGCGAGCATCGACTCCTACCTGGTCGAGGGCATGGGGCACACGTGGTCCGGGCCGCGGGCGTCGGGGACCTTCACCGACCGGGCCGGGCCCGACCTGACGTCGATCATCTGGGAGTTCGCGTCGGAGCGGCCGCTGCGCTGATGCGGCGACCGCCCGGCCTCGCACGTTGAACGTGCTGGACCGTCCGGCCTACTGTTCCCTGATCTTGCGGGGGTGTCGCAACCCGTCCCCCTGTTCCACCGCAGAAGGAGACCTCGTGCGCCGCACGTTCCTGGCCATGGCCGCCGCACTACTGGCCCTCACCACCCTCGTCGGCTGCAGCGCCGGCTCGGACACACTGCGGATCGGCACCGAGGGCACCTACAGCCCGTTCAGCTTCCAGGGCCCGGACGGCGAGCTCACCGGCTACGACGTCGAGGTCGCCCGCGCCGTGGGCGGCAAGCTCGGCCGCGAGGTCGAGTTCGTGCAGACCCCGTGGGACTCGATCTTCGCCGCGCTGGAGTCCCAGCGCATCGACCTCGTCGCCAACCAGGTCACGATCAACGACGAGCGGAAGGCGCGCTACGACCTCTCCACCCCGTACACCGTGTCCGAGGGCGTGATCGTCACCCGCGCCGACGACACCGCCATCAGCACCCTCGCCGACCTGCAGGGCCGCACCACCGCGCAGTCCGCGACCAGCAACTGGGCCGAGGTCGCCCGCGGCGCCGGAGCGAACGTCGAAGCGGTCGAGGGCTTCGTGCAGGCCGTGCGGCTGCTCAAGGACGGCCGGGTCGACGCCACCGTCAACGACACCCTCGCCGTCGGCGAGTACGAGAAGACCACCGGCGACCGCGGGGTGAAGGTCGCCGGCACCACCGGCGACACCAGCGAGCAGGCGTTCGCCGCGCGCAAGGACAGCGGGCTGATCGCCGAGGTCGACCGCGCACTGGCCGAGCTGAAGGCCGACGGCACGCTGGAGCAGCTGTCGGAGAAGTACTTCGGCGCGGACGTCAGCGGCCGGTAGATGGATCCCGACACCTGGGAGCTGATCGGCCGCAACCTGTGGCCGATGCTGAAGGCCACGGTCACCATGACCATCCCGCTGACGGCGATCAGCTTCGTCATCGGCCTCGCACTGGCGCTGCTGCTGGCGTTGGCCCGGATCTCCTCGATCGCACCGCTGTCCTGGGCGGCCCGCGTCTACATCTCGATCATCCGCGGCACGCCGCTGCTGGTGCAGCTGTTCATCGTGTTCTACGCGCTGCCGGATCTCGGCCTCGTGATCGACCCGTTCCCGGCGGCGATCATCGCGTTCAGCCTCAACGTCGGCGGCTACGCGGCCGAGGTGATCCGGGCGGCGATCCTCAGCATCCCGAAGGGGCAGTGGGAGGCCGCGCAGACCATCGGGATGGGGTACACCACCACGCTGCGGCGGGTGATCCTCCCGCAGGCCGCGCGGACCGCCGTCCCCCCGCTGTCGAACACGCTCATCTCGCTGGTCAAGGACACGTCGCTGGCCTCGACCATCCTGGTGACCGAGCTGCTGCGGGTGGCGCAGCTGGCGGCGGCGCCCACCTTCGACTTCTTCGCCCTCTACGGTGTCGCCGCGGTGTACTACTGGGTCCTCTGCCTGCTGCTGTCCTCGGTGCAGGTCCGGGTGGAGACACGGCTGGAGAGGTACGTGGCGCGATGAGCGACCTGCTGAGGGTGCAGGGCCTGCAGAAGTCCTTCGGGACGCTCCAGGTTCTGCGCGACATCTCGTTCGCGGTGCCTGCCGGGACCGTCACCGCGGTGATCGGGCCGTCCGGCTCGGGCAAGACGACGGTGCTGCGCTCGCTGAACGCCCTCGACCGTCCCGACGCCGGAGTGATCGGCATCGGCGACGTCACCGTCGACTTCGCCGGGCCCATCGACCGGGCGACGCTGGCCCGCTTCCGCGCCCAGACCGCGATGGTGTTCCAGGCGCACAACCTGTTCCCGCACCGCACGGTGCTGCAGAACATCGTCGAGGGTCCGATCGTCGTCCAGAAGCGCCCCCGCGAGGAGGCCGTCGACGACGCCCGGCGGCTGCTCGAGCAGGTGGGCCTGGCGGAGAAGGCCGACCAGTACCCGTACCAGCTCTCCGGCGGCCAGCAGCAACGGGTGGGAATCGCCCGGGCGCTGGCCCTGGAGCCGGAACTGATGCTGTTCGACGAACCCACGTCGGCGCTCGATCCCGAGCTCGTCGGCGACGTACTGCGGGTGATCAAGGACCTGGCGGCCACCGGCCGGACGATGGTCCTCGTGACCCACGAGATCCGGTTCGCCCAGCAGGTGGCCGACCAGGTGCTGTTCGTCGACGGCGGCGTGGTCGCGGAGTCCGGGCCGCCGTCGCGGGTGCTCGTGGAGCCGGAACGGGCCCGCACCCGGCAGTTCCTGAGCCGGATCCTGGACCCGATCTGACCCCGAGACGGTTCAGCCGGCGCTCACGGTGCTGGTGCGGCCGTACTGCAGGACCGGCGCGATCTCGGTGACCGCGTCGTCGCCGTAGGCGTCGGCGAGCCGGGGCAGATCGGCCTCCGAGATCGACCATTCCTGGGCGCCCTCGGTCTCGATGACCAGCACGGCGACGAGCGCGCCGAGCTGTGCCGCCCGCTCGGGGGTGAGGCCGGCGTCGATCCCGGACAGGAAACCGGCCCGGAAACCGTCGCCGACCCCGGTGGGATCGAGCACCTCCCGGGCCGGGACGGCCGGGATCCGCAGCTCGAGCCCGTCCCGGTCGGCGATCTCGACGCCCGCCCGGCCGAGGGTGGTGACCCGCAGCCCGACCCGGCGGGTGATCTCCTCGGCCGACCAGCGGGTCCGTTCCCGGAGCAGCTGCCACTCGTACTCGTTGGTGAACAGGTAGCGGGCGCCGTCGATCAGTTCCCGGCACTGCTGACCGTCGAGGCGGGGCAGCTGCTGGGAGGGATCGGCGGCGAAGTCGACACCCAGCGAACGGGCCTGCCGGGTGTGGGTGATCATGGCGTCCGGGTCGCAGGCGCCGATCAGGATCAGCGAGATCTCGTGCCGGGCGTGCACCGGGGCGATGGTGATGGTCTTCGACTCGCTCATCGCGCCCGGATGGAACGAGGCGATCTGACACTCGTCGGCATCGGTCGTGCAGGTGAATCGGCCGGTGTGTGCGGACTCGACGACCAGCACCTCGTCGCAGATCACGCGGTTCTCCTCGAGCCGCCGGCGGTAGTCGTCGAAGTCGGCCCCGACCGCGCCGAGCAGCAGCGGGCGTCGTCCGAGCAGGCCCATCCCGTAGGCGATGTTGGCGGCCACGCCGCCGCGGTGCACGACGAGCTGGTCGACGAGGAAGCTGAGCGAGAGCCGGTCGAGCTTGCCGATGAGGATGTGGTCGGCGAACCGGCCGGGGAATCTCATGAGGTGGTCGGTGGCGATCGACCCGGACACGGCGATGGTGCCGATGGTCATGGTGGATGCTCCTGTCAGAAGACGACGGTGGTGCGCCCGTCGACGAGGACGCGGTCGTCGCAGTGCCAGGCCACGGCGCGGGCCAGGACGGTCCGTTCGATGTCGGCGCCGCGGCGGGTGAGCTCGGCGACGGTGGCGCGGTGGTCGACCCGGACCACGTCCTGCTCGATGATCGGGCCCTCGTCGAGGTCCTCGGTGGCGTAGTGCGCGGTGGCGCCGATCAGCTTGACCCCGCGCTCCTTGGCACGGCTGTAGGGACCGGCGCCGGCGAAGGCAGGCAGGAAGGAGTGGTGAATGTTGATCACCGGTGCGCCGACGGAGTGCAGGAAGTTCGCGGAGAGGATCTGCATGTAGCGGGCCAGCACCACGAGCTCGGTGCCGCAGCCGCGCACCAGCTCCAGCTGCCTGCGCTCGGCATCCTCCTTCGCCTGCGGTCCCCGGCCGACCGGGATGTGGGTGAAGGGGACGCCGA is from Pseudonocardia autotrophica and encodes:
- a CDS encoding amino acid ABC transporter substrate-binding protein, whose protein sequence is MRRTFLAMAAALLALTTLVGCSAGSDTLRIGTEGTYSPFSFQGPDGELTGYDVEVARAVGGKLGREVEFVQTPWDSIFAALESQRIDLVANQVTINDERKARYDLSTPYTVSEGVIVTRADDTAISTLADLQGRTTAQSATSNWAEVARGAGANVEAVEGFVQAVRLLKDGRVDATVNDTLAVGEYEKTTGDRGVKVAGTTGDTSEQAFAARKDSGLIAEVDRALAELKADGTLEQLSEKYFGADVSGR
- a CDS encoding carbohydrate kinase family protein, translated to MTIGTIAVSGSIATDHLMRFPGRFADHILIGKLDRLSLSFLVDQLVVHRGGVAANIAYGMGLLGRRPLLLGAVGADFDDYRRRLEENRVICDEVLVVESAHTGRFTCTTDADECQIASFHPGAMSESKTITIAPVHARHEISLILIGACDPDAMITHTRQARSLGVDFAADPSQQLPRLDGQQCRELIDGARYLFTNEYEWQLLRERTRWSAEEITRRVGLRVTTLGRAGVEIADRDGLELRIPAVPAREVLDPTGVGDGFRAGFLSGIDAGLTPERAAQLGALVAVLVIETEGAQEWSISEADLPRLADAYGDDAVTEIAPVLQYGRTSTVSAG
- a CDS encoding amino acid ABC transporter ATP-binding protein is translated as MSDLLRVQGLQKSFGTLQVLRDISFAVPAGTVTAVIGPSGSGKTTVLRSLNALDRPDAGVIGIGDVTVDFAGPIDRATLARFRAQTAMVFQAHNLFPHRTVLQNIVEGPIVVQKRPREEAVDDARRLLEQVGLAEKADQYPYQLSGGQQQRVGIARALALEPELMLFDEPTSALDPELVGDVLRVIKDLAATGRTMVLVTHEIRFAQQVADQVLFVDGGVVAESGPPSRVLVEPERARTRQFLSRILDPI
- a CDS encoding extracellular catalytic domain type 1 short-chain-length polyhydroxyalkanoate depolymerase, with product MSRRRIAGRLAAVFAGALVLVGVVAGTAAARNPGAGTDHLSSYSSAEGHLAYQVHVPPSWRPDRSMPVMVAIHGCGMTGYGLNSMKSMTRFDDLADREGFLVVYPTQSLLRNGFLCWNSLSPDHQDRDRGEPELIAGAIRQVVERYGADPTRVHVAGASSGAGTAVILAATYPDLIATATSVAGGEYRFHRAEHDLDTVTPVDTAYLALEAMGPRARQVPLIVVQGDQDDVVPPFMAERLVRQWLVLGALIETGQPDVDTTPDEVERVEPPGAYPYTRTSHRVPGQASIDSYLVEGMGHTWSGPRASGTFTDRAGPDLTSIIWEFASERPLR
- a CDS encoding DUF1345 domain-containing protein, which codes for MSERMARLWLPEWRRSGVSSVVALLGGGTLVAVLSALDTRLALVDGWVLVLLVYLSVYLVLTTTTFVTATPAQIHDWARRESRGTVLERYVLGTAPGPGVSIFIVATALAVAVLWLPGHGGGSLPDPVRIAVAVALIVVGWVCVLVSFAVAFHADDIVEDRTALRFPGDAEPEWADYVYFAVSVMTTFGTTDVTVLSREMRRTVSANGVIAFVFNTVTIAATVSALTSF
- a CDS encoding amino acid ABC transporter permease; the protein is MDPDTWELIGRNLWPMLKATVTMTIPLTAISFVIGLALALLLALARISSIAPLSWAARVYISIIRGTPLLVQLFIVFYALPDLGLVIDPFPAAIIAFSLNVGGYAAEVIRAAILSIPKGQWEAAQTIGMGYTTTLRRVILPQAARTAVPPLSNTLISLVKDTSLASTILVTELLRVAQLAAAPTFDFFALYGVAAVYYWVLCLLLSSVQVRVETRLERYVAR
- the purU gene encoding formyltetrahydrofolate deformylase; the protein is MTAVQSRAVSPRTAPTENPDELARLVVTCIDRPGVVARVSSFLAEHAANIVQSDQDTTGPSGGRFFLRIVFHLYDLAAQLPALEHAFAVEVARPLGADYSFRPVAARTRTAVFASRHDHCLLDLLWRTRRGELPIDVVQVVSNHPDLADDVRAFGVPFTHIPVGRGPQAKEDAERRQLELVRGCGTELVVLARYMQILSANFLHSVGAPVINIHHSFLPAFAGAGPYSRAKERGVKLIGATAHYATEDLDEGPIIEQDVVRVDHRATVAELTRRGADIERTVLARAVAWHCDDRVLVDGRTTVVF